The Collimonas sp. PA-H2 genome contains a region encoding:
- a CDS encoding aminopeptidase P family protein — protein MFEPTVYAQRRRRLKQQFSSGLLLFPGNADVSMNYPHNHYWFRQDSSFSYFFGLDQPELAGLIDIDADADILFGDDAGLNEVIWVGPQDTLAQRARSAGIERVQQAGELAATLAQARSQGRTIHYLPPYRGETILELARLLDCTPAQCQAGASESLMTAVIALREIKSDAEIQEIENALSVTRDMHLAAMQLAKADTFEYQVVAAMEGIMRGHDLQAAYPMIFSRSGEILHNRDHHNRLRSGDLVVNDAGASSVLGYASDITRTFPVGGRFSERQRSLYQIVLAAQQLAIDMMRPGVSYLEVHKQAARHMVAAMSELGFFCGTAEQVVESGAYAICFPHGLGHQMGLDVHDMEGLGETRVGYDASVSRSELFGLRNLRLAKPLQAGMVVTVEPGIYFIPVLIQRWRDEARHSNLINYEKFAEYLDFGGIRIEDDVLVTSSGARVLGPAIPKTCAEIEALMAA, from the coding sequence ATGTTTGAGCCGACGGTCTACGCGCAGCGGCGGCGCCGGCTGAAGCAGCAGTTTTCCTCCGGCTTGCTGCTGTTCCCGGGGAATGCCGATGTCTCCATGAACTATCCGCACAATCATTACTGGTTTCGTCAGGATTCTTCGTTTTCCTATTTTTTCGGCCTCGACCAGCCCGAGCTGGCCGGCCTGATCGACATCGATGCCGATGCCGACATCCTGTTCGGCGACGACGCCGGCCTGAACGAGGTCATCTGGGTTGGTCCGCAAGACACGCTAGCGCAGCGCGCCCGCAGCGCAGGCATCGAGCGCGTGCAGCAGGCCGGCGAGCTGGCGGCAACGCTGGCGCAGGCGCGCAGCCAGGGCCGCACGATTCACTACCTGCCGCCGTATCGCGGCGAAACCATACTTGAACTGGCCAGGCTGCTGGACTGCACGCCGGCGCAATGCCAGGCCGGCGCTTCCGAGAGCTTGATGACGGCGGTGATTGCGCTGCGTGAAATCAAGAGCGACGCCGAAATCCAGGAAATCGAGAACGCCCTCAGCGTCACGCGCGACATGCACCTCGCCGCCATGCAGTTGGCCAAGGCCGATACCTTTGAGTATCAGGTGGTGGCGGCGATGGAAGGCATCATGCGCGGCCACGACCTGCAAGCCGCCTATCCGATGATTTTTTCCCGCAGCGGCGAGATCCTGCACAACCGCGATCATCACAACCGCTTGCGCAGCGGCGACCTGGTGGTCAACGACGCCGGTGCTTCCAGCGTGCTCGGCTATGCCAGCGACATTACCCGCACCTTCCCGGTCGGCGGCCGCTTCAGCGAACGCCAGCGCAGCCTGTACCAGATCGTGCTGGCGGCGCAGCAGCTCGCCATCGACATGATGCGGCCAGGTGTTTCTTATCTTGAAGTACACAAGCAGGCCGCGCGCCATATGGTGGCGGCGATGTCCGAGCTCGGCTTCTTCTGCGGCACGGCGGAGCAGGTGGTTGAATCGGGTGCCTACGCGATCTGCTTCCCGCACGGCCTGGGACATCAGATGGGACTGGACGTGCACGATATGGAAGGCCTGGGCGAAACCCGGGTCGGCTATGACGCCAGCGTCAGCCGCAGTGAGTTGTTCGGCCTGCGCAACCTGCGTCTGGCCAAGCCTTTGCAGGCCGGCATGGTGGTGACGGTCGAGCCGGGCATTTATTTCATCCCGGTGCTGATTCAGCGCTGGCGGGACGAGGCGCGCCACAGTAACCTGATCAATTACGAGAAGTTCGCCGAATACCTGGACTTCGGCGGCATCCGCATCGAAGACGACGTGCTGGTGACCAGCTCCGGCGCACGCGTGCTGGGGCCGGCGATTCCCAAGACCTGCGCCGAGATCGAAGCCTTGATGGCGGCCTGA